In one window of Ancylothrix sp. D3o DNA:
- a CDS encoding helix-turn-helix domain-containing protein, with protein MPKIPRAILYKYGGFSRSQLCSLLDISYPTLRKWVKECQLPIEDYGRANEPFSCVDVLTIIYAWVGIQVFSYSYNKYRTKVVDAGHARSFEVVFKERTGGGDLKTALTAILPEITHPGHQQALKYLLDHLKEQDTGES; from the coding sequence ATGCCTAAAATACCAAGAGCAATTTTGTACAAATATGGGGGATTCAGTAGAAGCCAGCTTTGCAGTTTATTGGATATTTCCTACCCCACCTTGAGAAAGTGGGTAAAAGAATGCCAGCTACCAATCGAAGATTACGGCAGAGCAAATGAACCATTCTCATGTGTAGATGTGTTGACGATTATTTACGCATGGGTAGGGATTCAAGTTTTCTCGTATTCCTACAACAAATACCGAACAAAGGTGGTGGATGCCGGCCATGCAAGATCCTTTGAAGTCGTGTTCAAAGAGAGGACTGGGGGAGGTGATCTAAAAACAGCATTAACTGCTATCTTGCCAGAAATCACTCATCCGGGCCATCAACAAGCGCTCAAATATTTACTAGACCATCTGAAGGAGCAAGATACAGGAGAATCGTAG